GATCAAAGCCACGGGTGACACCATAGCAGTTGAAACAGGGCATTCAGAAGCAGTTATTGGGAAAAAGTCTCAAAGTGGTTTCAAAGTCTTCTGCAATGCCAAATAAGTCGTCAGTTCGATATTGTGTATCCCAGCGAGTATCAGGTAAAAAGAAACCATTGTTCTCTTTTCACAGCCATATAACGTCTCTTTTGCAAATACACCAATACTTAGACCAGTGGCTCAATCCTCAGTTTGTGGTTTTCCAAGGCCCCAACTATTGGAAAACGCACACCAGTAGACACCACCTCGGACCCCCAACAAGAATACCAGAGCAGAAATGGCTAATGACAACACAAAAAGGCCATGGAGTGAGTGCCTTAACTACTGCCATATTTATAGATAGAGCTTTCCTTCCAAAAAAAAAGGTGCAGCCAACATTCAGGAACAGGTATATGCAAGTCAGCTTTAATTATCATACAAGATCATCAACAAAATAGTAGCAGCAGTAACAGCACCACTGCCAGTAACATGACCTTTGTTTGCATtatatttacactatgtacagctTTTTGCTTTCCACGGAAAGTCTATAAATAAAATGGTGCACGTAGACAGCGACAGAAGAAAACGATCGACCTTTTCACTGTCCGTTATTCCACGCACATTCAGTCTTTTTTTGTTATattagtccacttttgttttcacACCAGTGCCGGGAACAGTTCCGACAAGGGGTCCACCCAAGGAGGAGAGTCGTCGAAAAGACTGTCTTCCCGGAAGCTGCAGTCGCTCAGCGGGGACATCGCAGACTCGTAGCCGGTCTCCGTGCTGTGTGCTGACGGGCTGGCAGCTGTCTTGAATGACTGTGGCAATGACAGAGCCTCCTGCGGTGGATGGACAGACCCCTGTGCGGCACCGCCCTTGACAGAAACCGAATTCAGATCGAAAGGGGCCAAATCGGGGCTTCCAGGAAGTGGGGACGGGCAGTCCTCGACGACAACCACGGTGTCCTCGACCTCGACGACCGATGCAGGGGACACTGGGGCCGACGTCGAAACCTGAGTGCAAGGGGAAGGGGCAGCCGACGCTGTCACTGCTGCTGCTACGGTTGTTGAGACATCTTCCATGACAACATCAGCTGTGCCTGCGCTGGTGCTGCCATCTTCCTGTTTGTAGTAGACATGGTCGAAGTGGATCAATTCTTTGATGGAGTCCAGCTCTTCTGGTGAGGCCCCCACCATTCGCGAGGAGGCACTCCGTTTTCGAACAGGCGACTGCCCGGGCTTTGCTGCTGCCGATGGAGCAGGAGCAGCAGGAGGCACAGGCAGAGGAGCGACATCCTCGTTGAGGGGTATGCCACCGAGGAGGTTTTGACTGCACTCTTGGAGCAGGGCAAAGAGGTCGTCGCACTCGTCATCAGCTGCCAGAAGCCGAATTGCATCATCCAGAGAGCAAGAGCTCGCAGCGGAACCTGGTCCTGCTGCAGAGGTCCACTGATGAGCGATGCATACTCAAAGGAACTGCTGCTAGCTTCGATCTCTGGTGGTGAACACGGCTGCATTCggtccatgaaaaaaaaaaaggacaaaattAGACAGTGCCTAAATTTAAATTTAGGAAAGCCACACACAACACAGCCATCATACAAGCCCTTGAATGAGCAATGACGTGCCTCTTTATGTACTTTTATTTTTTCCAATTTAGTAAAGGGCAAAGAGTGCCGAACTAATATatactggcgattcacagcgcacACTTTTCTTGCACCAAGTTTCACTTTCATTTGCACAAGGATAATGTATAATGACATCATAGAAAAGGCGATCACTAGACAGCACGACATTGCAAAGGCCCAGTACTTGCTCTGGCTCACTTGACGGCATCTTATGTTCGAACTCATAATGATTGATGAAGCAGTGTAGCAGCATCGAACTCGTATCCATGCCCCCCTAATTTGGATGAAGATAAGCGTTTTTACACATCTCCATCCAGAAAACAGGCATTACAGTGTTACAGGGCCTCTTTAAAACTAGGTGCACATTTAAAAATTCTTGGTGGTCAAAATAATCTGTAATCCCGCACAAGGAAGTGTTTTATAAAACCTTACAATTTATACATCTCAAGCTTGGTTGTGCCATCCAATAAGTACAACTACAAAAACATGGCCTGCACTGCCTCGCACTTCCTAAAAATTGTGAATTACATAATATGGGCCGACAAACTGCAGATTGACGTGTTGTAAAATGCCACCAACTTTGTAGGCAACGACAATGAGTTGCATACTGTGGTAAAAATTTTGGAGGGCTACCGCATGCATTAAAGGCTCCCACGTGCCAATAACAGAACAAGCTTTTGAACTCTCTTTCAATCCTACAGCGTAAAGTGTACTCATTTTCTCACCTCGACTTTGATGACTGGTGCAGGGAGGGATGGAGTGGTAGTGACTGTGCAAATGGGACTGGGTGGTTGGGTGCTGGGCTTGGCTTCCAGCCTCTGAACGAGTTGCTGATTCTCCCTCTGGCATTCCTCCAGCCGTTTGCGCAGAAGGCGGTTCTCTTCAATCAGGGCCGTCCTCTAGAttgaaaaagaagagagagaagaaagcaaAGTCAGTTCGCAGGATTTTTGCTTATGGCTGTGTTCTGAAACTAGCTGAAACCCCTCGaatgaataaaataaacaaaGGGTGCTTACAGAAATTAGCTGGACCTGTAGATAGGAAGCATTGGTTCATGTTTAAATGCAGAAAAAGCAGCAAAAACCCAATACGACAATAAAGAGGGCACACTATTCAAATATCATTGCCGGTGTGTGAAAGTGCAccatattttttttcagttttggttTTCACTGGTTTTTTGCCCATATAAACTAGCAGGTAAAAGCTAGTACTATAAATATCAGT
The sequence above is drawn from the Rhipicephalus microplus isolate Deutch F79 chromosome 3, USDA_Rmic, whole genome shotgun sequence genome and encodes:
- the Xbp1 gene encoding X box binding protein 1, translating into MGVPKRIVITAVRDRSSSEKATIIAPRDWHVKSEMEVAEPVVTAAAPVRKRQRLDHLTREEKIMRRKLKNRVAAQSARDRKKARMDELEEQVTRLQADRTALIEENRLLRKRLEECQRENQQLVQRLEAKPSTQPPSPICTVTTTPSLPAPVIKVEPCSPPEIEASSSSFEYASLISGPLQQDQVPLRALALWMMQFGFWQLMTSATTSLPCSKSAVKTSSVAYPSTRMSLLCLCLLLLLLHRQQQSPGSRLFENGVPPREWWGPHQKSWTPSKN